In Acaryochloris marina S15, a single genomic region encodes these proteins:
- the hemL gene encoding glutamate-1-semialdehyde 2,1-aminomutase — MLTDTLNTTKSEEIFAAAQKLMPGGVSSPVRAFKSVGGQPIVFDRVKGAHVWDVDGNQYIDYVGTWGPAICGHAHPEVLTALKEALDKGTSFGAPCLLENVLAEMVIDAVPSVEVVRFVNSGTEACMSVLRLMRAFTGREKVIKFEGCYHGHADMFLVKAGSGVATLGLPDSPGVPKAVTGNTLTAPYNDLQSVQALFSQHPDQIAGVILEPVVGNAGFIPPDAGFLEGLREITKENGALLVFDEVMTGFRISYGGAQEKFGITPDLTTLGKVIGGGLPVGAYGGRRDIMSMVAPAGPMYQAGTLSGNPLAMTAGIKTLELLRRSGTYDQLDRVTGKLISGLLQIAREAGHEVCGGHINGMFGMFFAPGPVHSYDDAKAADAAKFAKFHRGMLEKGIYLAPSQFEAGFTSLAHTDADIDQTLEAAKVVLSNI; from the coding sequence TTGCTTACTGACACCTTAAATACAACCAAGTCAGAGGAGATTTTTGCGGCAGCGCAGAAATTGATGCCTGGTGGCGTAAGTTCACCGGTCCGCGCATTTAAATCCGTTGGCGGCCAACCCATTGTCTTTGATCGGGTTAAAGGGGCTCATGTATGGGATGTTGATGGCAATCAGTATATTGATTACGTCGGCACCTGGGGACCCGCAATCTGCGGCCATGCTCATCCTGAAGTCCTCACGGCTCTCAAAGAGGCATTAGACAAAGGCACCAGCTTTGGCGCTCCCTGCTTGTTAGAAAACGTTCTGGCTGAAATGGTCATTGATGCCGTTCCTAGCGTGGAAGTGGTCCGCTTTGTGAACTCAGGGACTGAGGCTTGTATGTCCGTCCTGAGACTGATGCGAGCTTTTACCGGCCGGGAAAAAGTGATTAAATTCGAAGGCTGCTATCACGGTCATGCCGATATGTTTTTGGTCAAGGCTGGCTCCGGCGTGGCGACTTTGGGGCTACCGGATTCTCCCGGTGTGCCCAAGGCCGTGACGGGAAATACCCTGACCGCTCCCTACAACGATTTGCAGTCTGTACAAGCTCTATTCTCCCAACATCCCGATCAGATTGCTGGGGTGATCTTAGAACCAGTGGTCGGTAATGCTGGGTTTATTCCGCCAGATGCCGGGTTCTTAGAGGGCCTCCGGGAAATTACCAAAGAGAATGGAGCCTTACTCGTTTTTGACGAAGTCATGACCGGCTTTCGGATCTCTTACGGAGGTGCCCAAGAGAAGTTTGGCATTACGCCCGATTTGACCACCTTGGGTAAGGTCATTGGGGGCGGCTTGCCAGTGGGCGCTTATGGTGGACGCCGAGACATTATGAGTATGGTTGCTCCGGCTGGACCCATGTACCAAGCGGGTACATTGTCTGGTAATCCCTTGGCGATGACGGCAGGTATCAAAACCCTAGAATTGCTCAGACGATCAGGGACTTACGACCAGTTAGATCGGGTGACCGGTAAGTTAATCTCTGGATTGTTGCAGATTGCCCGTGAAGCAGGCCATGAAGTCTGTGGGGGACATATCAACGGCATGTTTGGGATGTTCTTTGCCCCTGGCCCTGTCCATAGCTATGACGATGCGAAGGCTGCTGATGCAGCTAAGTTTGCTAAATTTCATCGGGGAATGTTGGAGAAAGGGATATACCTAGCCCCTTCCCAATTTGAGGCAGGTTTTACCTCTTTGGCCCATACGGATGCAGACATCGACCAAACCCTTGAAGCCGCCAAGGTTGTATTGTCTAACATCTAA
- a CDS encoding phospholipase D-like domain-containing protein has protein sequence MQRLQWGLTSLVLLGALGIGVNRWQRSQPQFQSIQPLPQHSQIQVYMNQNLANSFTDSYRQISRPGDDLESIIVENIQAATSTVDVAIQELRSPRIAQALRDRKQAGVQVRVILENTYSRPWSSFTSQEVARMDPRQKKRYQANFQLIDQNQDGELSSAEIHEYDALQVLRRADIPWLDDTADGSAGSGLMHHKFVVIDGQTTIVTTANFTLSGLLGDLDQPDSRGNANSLVVLESPGLAQLFTEEFKALWGDGPGRTTDSKFGVNKPWRPPQTLKLGNAKVQVQFSPTSISRPWSRSTNGLIRQTLAKAKQNIALALFVFSEQSLVDQLAGEHQQGVKIRVLGDPQFAYQSYSEVLDMLGVTLSPSRSGTLTCKAEPQNRPWSPPLQTVGTPQLPKGDVLHHKFGIVDSQIVIVGSHNWSDAANRRNDETLLVMEHPQIAEHYHREFERLYASSRLGIPAFLQKKAQDHQRQCGDLLVRGRGTTQPVLPEGKQATLVNLNTANQSELEALPGVGPKLAERIIEARQERLFTSLADLDQVPGIGPKLLEQLRNRVTW, from the coding sequence ATGCAGCGGCTGCAATGGGGATTGACCTCTCTGGTCCTACTCGGTGCTCTAGGGATTGGGGTGAATCGTTGGCAGCGATCGCAACCTCAATTCCAGTCCATTCAACCTCTCCCACAACATAGCCAGATTCAGGTGTATATGAACCAGAATCTGGCTAATTCTTTTACGGATTCCTATCGGCAAATCTCCCGCCCAGGGGATGATTTAGAGTCCATTATTGTCGAGAATATCCAGGCTGCTACATCCACAGTAGATGTAGCAATACAGGAATTGAGATCGCCCCGTATCGCCCAGGCCCTGCGAGACCGCAAACAAGCCGGTGTTCAGGTCCGAGTCATCTTAGAAAATACCTACAGCCGCCCTTGGAGTAGCTTTACGTCCCAAGAGGTGGCTCGGATGGATCCGCGGCAGAAGAAACGATACCAAGCCAATTTTCAGCTGATCGACCAAAATCAAGATGGCGAGCTGAGTTCAGCTGAAATCCATGAGTATGATGCCCTACAGGTACTCCGTAGAGCTGATATCCCTTGGCTGGATGATACAGCCGATGGCTCTGCCGGAAGTGGTTTGATGCACCATAAGTTTGTAGTCATTGATGGGCAGACCACTATTGTGACGACGGCCAACTTTACTTTGTCTGGGCTACTTGGCGACTTAGATCAGCCAGATAGTCGGGGGAATGCCAATTCTCTGGTCGTTCTGGAGAGCCCAGGTTTAGCACAGCTCTTTACTGAGGAATTTAAGGCCCTTTGGGGAGATGGTCCCGGTCGGACAACGGATAGCAAATTTGGAGTGAACAAGCCCTGGCGTCCACCCCAAACTCTTAAGCTTGGTAATGCCAAAGTGCAAGTGCAATTTTCGCCAACATCTATCTCTAGGCCTTGGTCCCGCAGTACCAACGGGCTGATCCGCCAAACCCTAGCTAAAGCCAAACAGAACATTGCTTTGGCGTTATTTGTCTTTTCAGAGCAATCCTTGGTGGATCAGCTAGCAGGGGAGCACCAGCAAGGGGTGAAAATTCGGGTCTTGGGTGATCCTCAGTTTGCCTATCAAAGCTATAGCGAAGTGCTCGATATGCTAGGAGTGACCCTCAGTCCCTCTCGCAGTGGAACTTTGACCTGCAAGGCTGAACCCCAAAATCGGCCCTGGTCCCCACCCTTGCAAACCGTAGGGACACCTCAACTCCCTAAAGGAGATGTGCTGCACCATAAATTTGGCATTGTTGATAGTCAGATCGTGATTGTGGGATCTCACAACTGGTCAGATGCGGCCAATCGTCGCAATGATGAAACCCTACTGGTGATGGAACATCCTCAAATTGCAGAGCATTATCACCGGGAATTTGAGCGGTTGTATGCCAGTAGCCGTCTAGGCATTCCTGCCTTTCTCCAAAAAAAAGCCCAAGACCACCAACGTCAATGTGGTGATTTGCTGGTGAGGGGCAGGGGAACGACCCAACCCGTCTTACCAGAAGGGAAGCAAGCCACCCTCGTCAATCTGAATACCGCGAATCAATCGGAACTGGAGGCATTGCCTGGTGTGGGGCCCAAGTTGGCTGAACGAATAATCGAAGCTAGACAAGAACGCCTATTTACCTCCCTAGCAGACTTAGATCAAGTTCCTGGCATAGGGCCGAAACTGCTGGAACAACTCCGAAACAGAGTGACTTGGTGA
- a CDS encoding lipid-binding SYLF domain-containing protein encodes MKFKSMVAVPVTAVLVVTTTMPTMAATDVEKQAHAEKIIYSSQNVLEEILSDPKTQIPSELLEQSEGIAIFPGVIQAGFLFGARRGTGVMMLRQEDGTWSNPAFINITGGSFGLQIGAKSSDIVLVFPNRSTVNEVLSKSFDIGGSVSGTAGPVGATAVDPTKDYSKSPILTYARSSGLFGGVAIDGSKLGFNRGKNRDLYGKSITPRRIFRDPDVEAPVVVDSLRQVLEESELGTFSRF; translated from the coding sequence ATGAAATTTAAGTCTATGGTGGCTGTGCCCGTAACAGCAGTGCTCGTAGTCACCACCACTATGCCGACGATGGCAGCGACAGATGTAGAGAAACAGGCCCATGCCGAAAAGATTATTTACTCTTCTCAGAATGTCTTAGAAGAAATTCTGAGTGATCCCAAAACTCAAATTCCGTCAGAACTGCTAGAGCAAAGCGAAGGCATTGCTATCTTTCCAGGTGTCATCCAAGCGGGGTTCCTATTTGGTGCTCGCCGAGGCACTGGGGTGATGATGCTCCGACAAGAAGATGGCACTTGGAGTAACCCCGCTTTTATCAACATCACTGGCGGCAGTTTTGGCCTCCAAATTGGGGCTAAATCGAGTGATATTGTCTTGGTGTTTCCCAACCGCAGCACGGTCAATGAAGTACTGTCCAAGTCTTTTGATATCGGCGGTAGTGTCTCAGGGACAGCGGGTCCTGTGGGAGCAACGGCGGTTGATCCCACTAAAGATTACAGCAAGTCACCGATTCTGACCTATGCCCGCAGCAGTGGTCTGTTTGGTGGTGTTGCCATTGATGGCTCTAAGCTCGGCTTTAACAGAGGTAAGAACCGCGATTTATATGGCAAATCGATTACCCCACGCCGAATTTTTAGAGACCCAGATGTAGAAGCCCCCGTGGTGGTTGATTCTCTCCGGCAGGTATTGGAAGAGTCTGAGTTAGGGACTTTTAGCCGCTTTTAG
- a CDS encoding type II CAAX prenyl endopeptidase Rce1 family protein, producing the protein MVPKFLQFIRNHYRWIFLSLITVTLCLCWGLLDSVRGQLKPLRTEAAPSSTLQISTTDLDPYRPVGEWVGRLILPPQSADDTDWVWFEVHHSPNSEFAGQTVRLQWQDNPDVQARIKRVQQDITLSAEAHQSLKQGNIHPKRLDGRRQVGPLQSLAGARPTDDLLVRLKEVQVVPGPLPHLDIAEDPVQVAGFNYGLVKILGPVPTSQSVPNQCPGPSPCPSELTQVRHYNPTTQRFNGPEEIVHIRQDQPNSAGVFQSTPRKLAASPAGKAGWYIYGSQNMEGIFEVNGIAPRSLFQLQPDHHFSSTGAGLHYFKRKVWQQTAQHKGKLQRAMVDNQQRQQQAVLDQWQEGDQSLVVHLFGGIGGNKAEPQAVIGTITGHFGYGIATVINDPFTGERQFDIEYQQVYAHNPEGIVAGPTHWSEYMGHLNRGWLGSRPVLDVLVKSEALTQPYDFGEIVLDPLTELKTQLQLMAARYRMGDGTGSALVTPAKSCVQDSSQAVYQTIRRIQYQVQMSPAIQTWLADHPQAPQTLRFQELKTLGNALEKELVPLGIVRRDWQQNAQVAAGIALPGTFRHSDDFLTQILSWRTLIPRVAQDQIIRIFLKQGTPLWFLNTNQVGGWDADISPLAPTELFGKWPIVSFSFSRLVEGTTTFPTPMGWLVSGLVLGGYGLFAVAWGRKVGFLAPPKFAVHALSVQVKIWVGSLIMPALVEELLFRCLLIPHPQEGVWWVTLLLWSGFSLILFVLYHPLNARTLYKVGNPTFFNPRFLTLATVLGMACTCTYLFTGSIWPGTIIHWLVVAIWLLYLGGQERLSKA; encoded by the coding sequence ATGGTCCCAAAATTCCTTCAATTTATTCGTAACCACTACCGATGGATCTTCCTCAGTCTGATCACTGTCACTCTATGTCTTTGCTGGGGCTTACTCGATTCGGTAAGGGGCCAACTCAAGCCTCTTCGAACAGAGGCAGCTCCTTCCTCAACTCTTCAAATCTCGACTACAGACTTAGATCCCTATCGCCCAGTCGGCGAGTGGGTGGGACGGCTGATTCTACCGCCACAATCGGCGGATGACACAGATTGGGTCTGGTTTGAGGTTCACCATAGTCCCAATTCCGAGTTTGCCGGTCAAACAGTGCGATTGCAATGGCAGGATAATCCAGATGTCCAAGCCCGGATCAAACGGGTACAGCAGGATATCACACTCTCGGCAGAGGCTCACCAAAGCCTAAAGCAAGGCAATATTCACCCAAAGCGATTAGATGGACGACGACAGGTTGGACCGCTACAGTCCCTAGCAGGAGCAAGACCCACAGATGACCTACTCGTCAGATTGAAAGAGGTCCAAGTCGTCCCTGGCCCTCTTCCTCACCTCGACATTGCCGAAGATCCCGTACAGGTCGCTGGATTTAACTATGGACTCGTCAAAATCCTCGGTCCAGTCCCAACCTCTCAATCGGTTCCCAATCAATGCCCTGGCCCATCTCCTTGCCCCAGTGAATTGACTCAGGTTCGTCACTACAACCCCACCACTCAACGGTTTAATGGCCCAGAAGAAATCGTTCACATTCGTCAGGATCAGCCCAATTCAGCCGGTGTCTTTCAGTCCACTCCCAGGAAGTTAGCAGCATCCCCAGCCGGAAAAGCAGGCTGGTATATCTATGGCTCGCAGAATATGGAGGGGATATTTGAGGTCAATGGGATCGCACCTCGTTCTCTGTTCCAACTCCAGCCCGATCACCACTTCTCTAGCACTGGCGCCGGACTACACTACTTCAAACGCAAAGTTTGGCAACAAACGGCTCAACATAAGGGCAAACTCCAACGAGCCATGGTTGATAACCAGCAACGTCAACAACAAGCAGTCTTAGATCAGTGGCAGGAAGGAGATCAATCCCTAGTCGTACATCTCTTTGGCGGGATTGGTGGTAACAAAGCTGAACCCCAGGCGGTTATCGGTACTATCACGGGTCATTTTGGATATGGTATCGCGACTGTGATCAACGATCCCTTTACCGGGGAACGACAGTTTGATATTGAGTACCAACAGGTGTACGCCCACAACCCTGAGGGAATTGTAGCCGGACCCACCCATTGGTCAGAATATATGGGCCATCTCAACCGAGGATGGTTGGGGAGTCGGCCAGTATTGGACGTACTGGTCAAGTCTGAGGCCCTGACGCAGCCCTATGACTTTGGCGAGATTGTTCTAGATCCCTTAACTGAGCTAAAAACTCAGCTCCAACTTATGGCGGCACGCTATCGAATGGGTGATGGCACAGGGTCTGCTTTGGTCACCCCGGCTAAGTCCTGTGTCCAAGATTCCAGCCAAGCAGTTTACCAAACCATTCGGCGAATCCAATATCAGGTGCAGATGTCTCCAGCCATTCAAACTTGGTTGGCAGATCACCCACAAGCTCCTCAAACGCTTCGGTTCCAAGAATTAAAGACTTTAGGGAATGCCCTGGAGAAAGAGCTGGTTCCGCTAGGGATTGTCCGCAGGGATTGGCAACAAAATGCCCAGGTTGCAGCAGGTATCGCTTTACCAGGAACATTTCGCCACTCAGACGATTTCTTAACTCAAATTCTCAGCTGGCGAACGCTGATTCCTCGGGTGGCCCAAGATCAAATTATTCGTATTTTCCTCAAGCAAGGCACCCCGCTGTGGTTTCTCAACACCAATCAAGTGGGAGGTTGGGATGCAGATATCAGCCCCCTAGCCCCCACAGAATTATTTGGGAAGTGGCCGATCGTTTCCTTTTCCTTCTCTCGACTAGTGGAAGGGACCACAACGTTCCCGACTCCAATGGGATGGCTCGTCTCAGGGTTGGTTTTAGGAGGATATGGTCTCTTTGCTGTAGCTTGGGGCAGAAAGGTCGGGTTTCTGGCCCCACCCAAATTTGCGGTTCATGCCCTATCCGTTCAAGTGAAAATTTGGGTCGGCAGTTTGATCATGCCAGCCCTAGTCGAAGAATTACTCTTTCGCTGCCTGTTGATTCCCCACCCCCAAGAAGGGGTGTGGTGGGTTACCCTGCTGCTTTGGTCAGGGTTCAGCTTAATCCTCTTTGTGCTATATCATCC